CAATGGCTCTTGTCTTTGCTATTTTATTAGTAGTTTCTGAAACAGTGTTAGGTATTATGCTTTTGGTAGGGTACAAGCCTAAATTCACGGTTTGGAGTTTATTTGCAATTACGTTAATATTCTTGTTCTTAACTTGGTATTCTTACACGTATAACAAAGTAACAGATTGTGGTTGTTTTGGAGATGCCATTAAAATTACTCCAGAACAAACATTCTATAAGAATGTAATTTTCATCGGATTAATCGGAATTTTAATTGCAGGACTAAAGTATATTAAAGCGATTCCTTCTTTAAAAATTGCATCAATAACAACTTATGCATCAATTGCAATTTCATTATTAATAACATTTTACGTGTTAAATCACTTACCAATTATTGACTTTAGAGCTTATTCTGTAGGAACAAATATTGCAGAAGGAATGAAGTATAAAGGAGATGGAGAAGTGCCACCTATTCATGATTTTGAAATTAGTACTGATGATGGAGATTTATTAGAAGAAATGTTAGCTAAAGATAAAGCAATGTTGCTTTTAGTAAATACTGTAGATAAAGCAGATGAAGAAGGTCTTCATGAAGTTTCTAAAGTTGCAGCTGCAGCGAAAAGTAAAGGTTATGAAATTTACGTATTATCTTCTGATGGAATGATGTATGATGAAGAAGAACTTGGTAAATTCAAGCAGAAATATAACCTACCTTATATTTTTGGAACTTGTGATGGTACAGCAATTAAAACTGCTATTAGAGCAAATCCAGGGATTATAACTGTAAATAAAGGAACAATCGTTGGTAAATGGAATTGGACAGATACTGATGATGTGAAATTATAACAAGTATTAAGTACTTGAATTTAAGAGCGAGAAACATTGTGTTTTTCGCTTTTTTTTATGTCTTATTTTTAAGATTGAAATCTTTGGTAATCTGCTCATTTAAAATCAGTATCAATATATTTTCTATATTTAAGTACTAATAACTAATGTAACTTTAACTATGAAATTCTTAAAATACACCCTGCTATTTTTGCTGGCTGTAATCCTTATTGGATTAATTTACGTGTCCATGCAATCCTCAGATTATAATGTTGAAAGATCCAAAGTAATCAACCAACCTATTTCAAAAGTATTTAATACCGTTAACGATTTAAAAACTTGGGAAAAATGGGGACCATGGCATGATGAAGATTCTACAATTGTTGTGACTTATGGAGATAAAACTGTTGGAGTAGGAGCAAGTGATAGCTGGACAAGTAAAGATGGTCCTGGAGCAATGGAAACTATTTCCGTTGAAATGAATAAGTCTATCTTACAAGAAATGCGATTTGGAGATTATGAACCAAGTGAAATCTTATGGAATTTTGAAGATGTTGATGACGGGACAAAAGTAACTTGGACCATGAGAGATGATAAAGCTCCGTTTTTCTTCAAAATGTTTTCAGCAATGTCTGGAGGTTGGGATAACATGTTAGGTCCAATGCTAGAAAATGGATTGAAAAATCTTGATGGTGTTGTTAAAGCAATACCAGATAAATATACTTTAGGTAAAATCAGTGTTGTTGATACTGAAGATAAAGTGTTTGTAGGATATCCACATAAAATGAAGATAGATCAGGAAGCTATGATGAAGGCTTTTATGGAATCTTTACCAAAAGCAGGAATACATGCAGCTAAATCTGGTTTAGTAGAAGGAGATTATACTCCAGCAGCATTATATCATAAATGGGATGAAAAAACTGGGGAGACAGAATTCCATATCGGTCTATTTTTGAATAAAGATTTGGCTTTGGCTGAAGGAATGGAAAAAGTTTCAATTTCCGGAGGTAAACATGTAATGATTTCTAAGTTTGGGAATTATGGTGAAGGAGATTATGAAGCACATACAGCAATTGGAAAATATTTAGAAGCAACCAAAATGAAAAGTAAATTTCCTTTGTTCGAATTGTACGTGAATGATCCTGCAAAAGTAAAACCAGAAGAAATACAGACAGATATTTATTATCCAATAGAATAAAATTTAAAAGATACTAGCTTAAAACCTCACTCAAAAAGTGAGGTTTTACTATTTTAGTGCCAATATGAAACAATTATTACTCGTATTTATTGGTGGAGGTTTTGGAAGTGTATTACGTTTTCTTTTAGGGAAAATGTTGAATAATAGTGATACGGGTATTCCAATTGGTACTTTTTTAGCGAATATTCTTGGAAGTCTTTTAATAGGTTGCATTTTAGGATTAGCCGCAAAGAATGATTCATTAACCCAAAACCAAATGCTATTATTAGCAACGGGTTTTTGTGGTGGTTTTACAACCTTTTCAACCTTTGCATATGAAAATCACGTATTTTTAAAATCAGGAGATTTTCTTTCTTTCGGATTATATGCTACCGCAAGTTTTGCATTAGGAATAGTAGCAGTTTTTTTTGGAATCTTTTTAGTTAAATAAATAAAATATGGACAAATTAGTACAAGTAACTACTGATGAAAATTATGCAATTATTAAAATTGCTAATGGGAAAGTGAATGCAATTTCTCATGAAGTTATCGACGAATTAAATGCGTGTTTAGATACCGCAGAAAAAGAAGAAAGAGTAGTTATTATTACTGGGCAAAATGGAATTTTATCTGGAGGTTTTGATTTAAAAGTAATGACTAAATCTGCAGATGCAGCCAAAGAATTAGTAACTAAAGGATCTCAATTATCTCATAGGTTATTGTCTTTTCCAACTCCCGTGATTATGGCTTGTAATGGTCATGCAGTTGCAAAAGGTGCGTTTTTATTATTATCTGCAGATTATAGAATTGGTACTGTTGGTGAGTATAAAATTGGATTAAATGAAGTGATGATTGGAATGACGATGCATAACGCTGGAATTGAAATTGCCAGAGGAAAGTTATCTCCAGTATATTTTGAAAGAAGTGTGAGTAATGCTGAAATGTACAATCCTGAAGAAGCTATAACAGCAGGGTTCTTAGATAAAATTGTTCCTGAAAGACATTTATTAGGAACTGCAACCAAAGTTGCTCAATTGTTCGGTAAATTGAATAAAAACGCTCATAAAAACACTAAACTTAAAGTGCGAAAAGAGTTGTTAGAAAGATTGGCACAAGCTATTAAAGAAGATAGTGAACAAGAACTATCTTTTAATTCATAAAATATAAAACCCGCTTTTTAGGCGGGTTTTTTTTATGTGCTTTCTATTTTTTATAAGCCATAACACCGGCTTCAATTGCTATATCTAAAGAATTATCGCGAGGCGTAATCGGGCACGAGTATCGATCACTATATGCGCAATATGGATTATAAGCTTTGTTAAAATCAACAATTATAGTTCCATCACTTTGTTCGTCTTTTGTAGTAATTTCTACAAAACGTCCACCTCGATAAGAAGTCTTTCCATTCGTTTTATCTAGAAAAGGTAAGAATAGGTAATCTCTGTAACCTGGAGTAGGATTAGGACTTTTATAAATGTCTAACTCAAACTCTTTACCATCAAGAGTAAAAGAAATTACTCCGTACTTTTTATATTTTGCTATTCTTGATGTAGTAGTCGGAAAGTTAAAAATTTTAGCTTCCGGAGTTTTAGTCAATTTAGCAACTACTTTGAACTTATCATTGACTGGGAAAAAATCTAATCCTTTAAATTCTTTTAAACCTTTTTTAGTCAACGGAGAAGTTGATGCGTCTTTAAACTTAGCATTCATTTCTTTTTGAAATTCAGTTTCTCCAATTGGTTTTCTTTTTTCTTGACCAGAACATGAGAAGCAAATTTGACTTACCAAAAGAGCTATAATAAATCTTTTCATAGTAGTGTTATTTTATGATTTTCCTTGTGAATACAAAATTACTATGAATTGAAAAGATACGTGTAAATTTTTAGGCCTATTTTGTAAAATATTGATAAACAACGTAAAATTAACATACAACCTATAGGATTTTTGTCTATGTTTGTAGCAGAATTTAAAGAAAACATGAAAAACATTTGTACATATAAGCAATGGAAGTCGGTGGTTAGACCACCTTCTAGTCGGGCTTGTTATGCGTAAATGTTATATTGATATAAAAATATACAATTGCTAAGGTCCGACTTTATAGTCGGACCTTTTTTATTTTCTATAAACAACTAAAACCAAACAATTATGAAAAAGTTATTTAAAAATTATGTAGCAACCTTTAGCGGACTCTCGAGAGAAGTTTGGTGGTTGTCGTTGATTACTTTAATCAACAGAGCAGGAACAATGGTAATTCCATTTTTATCTTTATATCTAACACAAAGTTTAGGGTTTACCCTTTCAGATGTTGGATTAATTATGGTATTCTTCGGATTAGGATCTGTGGCGGGTTCAAGATTAGGAGGATATTTAACAGATAGAATTGGGTATTTTAAAGTAATGCAATGGAGCTTGTTTTTAACTGGTGTTTTATTTGTATTACTACAGTTTGTAAAAACATTAAATGGATTTTGTGCTTCAATCTTCTTTTTGATGATGGTGGCAGATACATTCAGACCAGCAATGTTTGTTGCATTAAGTTCTTACAGTAAACCAGAGAACAAAACAAGGTCGGTAACATTAATACGTTTAGCTATTAATCTAGGGTTTTCTGCAGGTCCAGCAGTTGGAGGATTAATCATCACAACATTAGGATATCAAGGATTGTTCTGGGTAGATGGAATTACTTGTGCTTTGGCAACTTTATTGTTGATTAATGTATTAAATCCTAAAAAAGCAAGAGTTTTAGATGAGATAAAAGTTGAAAACCCTGTTTCAGTTTATCAAGATAAACCTTATTGGATATTTTTAGTAGCAATGGCTTTATTTGGTATTGTATTTCTACAGTATTTTTCGACGATACCATTATACTATAAAGAAGTGCACCACCTATCTGAATTTGAAATTGGATTGCTTTTAGGAGCTAATGGATTTATTATTTTCTTATTGGAAATGCCATTGGTAAAATGGTTAGAAGATTCTAAACAAACTAAAATTACATTAATGTTCATTGGAGGAATTCTTGTAACTCTGAGTTTTATAGTATTGAATATGACAGGTTGGGTTGGAATTTTATTAGTAGGAATGTTTTTTATGACTATAGGAGAAATGATTATGTTTCCTTTCTCTAATGCTTACGCGATGAAGAGAGCTAAAAAAGGTAATCAAGGTCAATATATGTCTTGGTATGCAATTTCATTCTCAATTGCGCATGTATTTGGACACTTTTCAGGTATGCATTTAGTTGAGAAAATAGGATTTGACAATACTTGGTATATTATTTCAGGATTATCTTTATTAAGTGGAATATTTCTATTGATTCTGAAAGCTCAAACGAAACGTAGAAAGATGGCTGCTAAAAAAGTATTGCAATTTGACAAATAAGCACTAATAATAATATTTGGGGATTATAATTTTTACATGAAAATTCAGTTATTCTATTTATTAACCTAATCCCCAAATAAAATGAAAAAACTAATCCTAATTTTTTGTTTTAGTGCACTAGCTTCAGTTGCACAAAACGCTAATATCGAGTTTGTTAATGCTGATTATCCTTTTGGGAGTATGCCAACAAATGTTCAAGGTTCTGATCTTCAAGATGCTTACATGCAATGGAAAAATTCTTTTGTAGATACCAATTGTACCAATGGTAGAGCAAGAGTGAAATTTGACGATCCTAATTTTACTGTTTCTGAAGGAATCGCTTATGGAATGTTATTGTCTGCATATGCAAATGATCAAGAATTATTTGATGGTTTATGGAAGTATTATCAAAGCCATACCAATGGTAATGGAGTAATGAATTGGAAAATTGAAGGCTGCGATACCGTAAATGGACAAAACGGAGCTACAGACGCTGAGTTAGATGCCGCAATAGCTTTAATAATTGCAGGAAATCGGTTTGGAAATTCTGGAGGTATTAACTATCATCAAGATGCTAAAGATTTAATTGCAATCATGAAACAACACGAAATAGAAGGAGGTAGTTATGTGCTAAAGCCAGGAGATGCATGGGGTGGATCAAATAATACGAATCCATCTTATTTTGCACCAGGTTATTTTCGAGTATATGGAGAGTTTACAAACGATGTTACTTTTTGGAATAACGTAACTTCGAAAACATATCAAATTTTAAATGCTAATTTATCCGTAAATAATGCTGTGGACTGCTTGGTTTCTGATTGGTGTAAAGCAGATGGGACATATTCAGATATTGTACCTTGGGCGTTCAATTCTGGAAAATCTTTTTATTATGATGCTGCTCGAACTCCTTGGAGAATTGCAACTGATTATTTATGGTATGGAAAAAGTGAAGCTGCAGATTATTTAAATAAATGTGTAAGCTTTGTAAATAGAGTCGGTGGATTGAGTAACATTAAAGCCGGCTATAATCAAGACGGAACTAGTATAAATAACTTTCAGGATCCGGTATACACAGGTTCATTTGCTTCATCAATGTTAATATCAAATGATCAAAATGTTGTTGATGGAGTGTATACAATAACAAAGAACCTGACATCAACTCAATATTTCGCAACTACTCTTCGAGTGATTTATATGTTTACGTTATCTGGTAACTTCTATAATCCGGTAAGTAGTGTATTGAGTGCGGATGAGATTGACTATGCAAGCAAGAATCATTTTGTTTATCCTAATCCAAGTTCGAATCAATTATTTCTAAAGAATTTTGAAGTAGGAACCAAATTAAAAGTTTACACATTAAATGGAAAAGAAGTAATGAAGATTACGGTCAATAATGATAGCAAATCATTTGTAGATATTTCTAAACTTGCTGTGGGAACTTATTTTATTCGTGGTAAGGATATAAAACTTCGTTTTATAAAGAAATAATTAGAAGCTAAAAGTCAATACCGAAAGCTTTTAATAAGGCTAATCCAATCCAGAATATCCAGGCAGGAATAAAAATAATGAAAAGTTTAATTTCTAATTTTTCTAGGATATAGCACCATGTAGCAAATAGTGATGGAGCAATAATTGAAAATGTTTCATCACTAATTGGACTAATTAATTCTGAATATAGCACAAGAAATAATCCAGGTAGTGCACTAAAAATCGCTACAATGAATCCTCCAATCACTGGAATATCGCTTAGGTTTTCTACTACTTTATACTTTGAGGTTGCATGTGCTATCATGGTTAACAAATATAGAGTAATGAAATCGAAATTGTCTTTTTAAAAAACTCTCAATTTATTATAATAAGAGTAGTATTTTTGAATTCGAAACTTATAGAACGATATGAACATACAAGACGCTCAAAAACAAGTAGACGATTGGATTAAAAATCACGGAGTTCGTTATTTTAATGAATTAACGAATATGGCTCAACTAACAGAAGAAGTAGGAGAAGTGGCAAGAATTATTGCTAGAAGATACGGAG
This genomic window from Tenacibaculum sp. 190524A05c contains:
- a CDS encoding DoxX family protein yields the protein MLLKILTHISRVFVGLLFIYSGFVKLVDPMGTMFKLEEYFSEAVLDLEFLTPMALVFAILLVVSETVLGIMLLVGYKPKFTVWSLFAITLIFLFLTWYSYTYNKVTDCGCFGDAIKITPEQTFYKNVIFIGLIGILIAGLKYIKAIPSLKIASITTYASIAISLLITFYVLNHLPIIDFRAYSVGTNIAEGMKYKGDGEVPPIHDFEISTDDGDLLEEMLAKDKAMLLLVNTVDKADEEGLHEVSKVAAAAKSKGYEIYVLSSDGMMYDEEELGKFKQKYNLPYIFGTCDGTAIKTAIRANPGIITVNKGTIVGKWNWTDTDDVKL
- a CDS encoding GyrI-like domain-containing protein encodes the protein MKFLKYTLLFLLAVILIGLIYVSMQSSDYNVERSKVINQPISKVFNTVNDLKTWEKWGPWHDEDSTIVVTYGDKTVGVGASDSWTSKDGPGAMETISVEMNKSILQEMRFGDYEPSEILWNFEDVDDGTKVTWTMRDDKAPFFFKMFSAMSGGWDNMLGPMLENGLKNLDGVVKAIPDKYTLGKISVVDTEDKVFVGYPHKMKIDQEAMMKAFMESLPKAGIHAAKSGLVEGDYTPAALYHKWDEKTGETEFHIGLFLNKDLALAEGMEKVSISGGKHVMISKFGNYGEGDYEAHTAIGKYLEATKMKSKFPLFELYVNDPAKVKPEEIQTDIYYPIE
- the crcB gene encoding fluoride efflux transporter CrcB, with the translated sequence MKQLLLVFIGGGFGSVLRFLLGKMLNNSDTGIPIGTFLANILGSLLIGCILGLAAKNDSLTQNQMLLLATGFCGGFTTFSTFAYENHVFLKSGDFLSFGLYATASFALGIVAVFFGIFLVK
- a CDS encoding crotonase/enoyl-CoA hydratase family protein — encoded protein: MDKLVQVTTDENYAIIKIANGKVNAISHEVIDELNACLDTAEKEERVVIITGQNGILSGGFDLKVMTKSADAAKELVTKGSQLSHRLLSFPTPVIMACNGHAVAKGAFLLLSADYRIGTVGEYKIGLNEVMIGMTMHNAGIEIARGKLSPVYFERSVSNAEMYNPEEAITAGFLDKIVPERHLLGTATKVAQLFGKLNKNAHKNTKLKVRKELLERLAQAIKEDSEQELSFNS
- a CDS encoding DUF1684 domain-containing protein encodes the protein MKRFIIALLVSQICFSCSGQEKRKPIGETEFQKEMNAKFKDASTSPLTKKGLKEFKGLDFFPVNDKFKVVAKLTKTPEAKIFNFPTTTSRIAKYKKYGVISFTLDGKEFELDIYKSPNPTPGYRDYLFLPFLDKTNGKTSYRGGRFVEITTKDEQSDGTIIVDFNKAYNPYCAYSDRYSCPITPRDNSLDIAIEAGVMAYKK
- a CDS encoding MFS transporter is translated as MKKLFKNYVATFSGLSREVWWLSLITLINRAGTMVIPFLSLYLTQSLGFTLSDVGLIMVFFGLGSVAGSRLGGYLTDRIGYFKVMQWSLFLTGVLFVLLQFVKTLNGFCASIFFLMMVADTFRPAMFVALSSYSKPENKTRSVTLIRLAINLGFSAGPAVGGLIITTLGYQGLFWVDGITCALATLLLINVLNPKKARVLDEIKVENPVSVYQDKPYWIFLVAMALFGIVFLQYFSTIPLYYKEVHHLSEFEIGLLLGANGFIIFLLEMPLVKWLEDSKQTKITLMFIGGILVTLSFIVLNMTGWVGILLVGMFFMTIGEMIMFPFSNAYAMKRAKKGNQGQYMSWYAISFSIAHVFGHFSGMHLVEKIGFDNTWYIISGLSLLSGIFLLILKAQTKRRKMAAKKVLQFDK
- a CDS encoding glycosyl hydrolase family 8; translation: MKKLILIFCFSALASVAQNANIEFVNADYPFGSMPTNVQGSDLQDAYMQWKNSFVDTNCTNGRARVKFDDPNFTVSEGIAYGMLLSAYANDQELFDGLWKYYQSHTNGNGVMNWKIEGCDTVNGQNGATDAELDAAIALIIAGNRFGNSGGINYHQDAKDLIAIMKQHEIEGGSYVLKPGDAWGGSNNTNPSYFAPGYFRVYGEFTNDVTFWNNVTSKTYQILNANLSVNNAVDCLVSDWCKADGTYSDIVPWAFNSGKSFYYDAARTPWRIATDYLWYGKSEAADYLNKCVSFVNRVGGLSNIKAGYNQDGTSINNFQDPVYTGSFASSMLISNDQNVVDGVYTITKNLTSTQYFATTLRVIYMFTLSGNFYNPVSSVLSADEIDYASKNHFVYPNPSSNQLFLKNFEVGTKLKVYTLNGKEVMKITVNNDSKSFVDISKLAVGTYFIRGKDIKLRFIKK